In Fundulus heteroclitus isolate FHET01 unplaced genomic scaffold, MU-UCD_Fhet_4.1 scaffold_37, whole genome shotgun sequence, the following are encoded in one genomic region:
- the LOC105916041 gene encoding zinc finger protein ZIC 4, with protein sequence MKRMAVVARHNGLVSPLGNNNSGASSIVSPPQAKATNVSACADTPAGGGMDGLLDFSKGPTVKTELVCKWIDRTSSKQRLGRTATSVCEQTFSSMPELVDHVTSEHVAAGLESLSHVCMWDECLRGGKAFKAKYKLINHIRVHTGEKPFSCAFPNCGKMFARSENLKIHTRTHTGEKPFQCEFCERRFANSSDRKKHSQVHTASKPYDCKALGCTKSYTHPSSLRKHMKIHVKLSPTSDHQDLYNFGHHQLQQPILEPLDLKMNHFSSSLDNKSAHFPLLASHELDLNSGNEVSSKVLLRSSSPAAMPLDLSVSSLKSQLSQKQQSSRIPRRSQRSVNPALTQLSNIKEWYVCTRTTAPHFPLLHPDHIKTERSDEDEYVT encoded by the exons ATGAAGCGGATGGCCGTGGTGGCCAGGCACAATGGCCTCGTCTCTCCTTTGGGGAACAACAACTCCGGGGCTTCGAGCATCGTCTCCCCACCCCAAGCGAAAGCCACGAATGTCTCCGCCTGCGCTGACACTCCAGCCGGGGGTGGGATGGACGGCCTGCTGGATTTCTCCAAAGGCCCCACCGTGAAAACCGAGCTGGTCTGCAAATGGATTGACCGAACTTCTTCGAAGCAGCGGCTCGGGCGGACAGCGACATCCGTCTGCGAGCAAACTTTCAGCTCCATGCCCGAGCTCGTGGACCACGTCACCAGCGAGCACGTAGCCGCGGGGCTGGAGAGCCTCAGTCATGTCTGCATGTGGGACGAGTGTCTGCGCGGCGGGAAGGCGTTCAAAGCCAAATACAAACTCATCAACCACATCCGCGTGCACACCGGGGAGAAGCCCTTCTCGTGCGCATTCCCCAACTGCGGCAAGATGTTCGCACGCTCCGAGAACCTCAAGATCCACACGCGCACGCACACGG GTGAGAAGCCATTCCAGTGTGAGTTTTGTGAGCGGCGCTTTGCTAACAGCAGTGACAGGAAGAAGCACTCCCAGGTCCACACAGCTTCAAAGCCCTATGACTGCAAGGCTCTGGGCTGCACCAAGTCTTACACCCACCCCAGCTCCCTACGCAAACACATGAAGATCCACGTCAAGTTGTCACCTACCTCTGATCACCAGGACTTGTACAACTTTGGCCATCATCAACTCCAGCAGCCCATCCTCGAGCCCCTTGATCTTAAAATGAACCACTTCTCCTCATCGCTTGATAACAAAAGTGCTCATTTCCCGCTGTTGGCCTCTCATGAATTAGATCTCAACTCCGGCAACGAAGTAAGTAGTAAGGTGTTGCTGCGTAGTTCGTCTCCAGCGGCAATGCCTCTGGATCTCTCCGTGTCGAGCCTGAAGAGTCAACTAAGCCAGAAGCAGCAGAGTTCCAGGATCCCCAGGCGGAGCCAGCGCTCAGTGAACCCGGCCTTAACCCAGCTGTCAAACATTAAAGAGTGGTACGTTTGTACCAGGACTACAGCGCCACACTTCCCCCTGCTTCATCCAGACCACATCAAAACAGAACGCAGCGATGAGGACGAGTATGTCACGTAG